CGGGAAGCGACCCGGAAAGACTGGGATGCCTACCTCTTATCGTACTGGACCGCTTTCGCCATGCAGGCTTACGCCGTTTCCGATCGGCTTAAACGCCTGCGCCCGAACACCCCGATCGTCCACGGCGGCGTCCATGCCAGCCTGGTTCCGGAGGACGCCCTGCCCCATGCCGACTACGTCGTGCTCGGCGAGGGGGAAATCACTCTTGCCGAACTCCTCCGGGCACTGGGAGGGGAAGGCGACCCTCGCCGGGTCCGGGGTATCGCTTATCGTGAAAACGGGTCAGTGCGCCTCACCGAAACGCGGCCTCTTCTGGAAAATCTCGACGACACCCCCTTCCCCGCCTACGATCTTCTGGATCTGGAACCTTATTTCCGGCAGGTGGGCGAAAATATCATGCATGTGGTGGGGGGGCCGCGTTTTCCGCTGTACCCCTCCCGGGGCTGCCCGTTCGACTGCGCCTATTGCTGCTCCCCCGCCATGTGGCGAAGAAAGGTCCGCTGGCGCAGCCCCGCCGGCGTCATCGCCGAAATGCGCCGCTGTATCGAAGAGTACGGAATCTCCAGCTTCCATTTCTGGGACGACAACTCCATGCTGGGGGGAACGTGGATGGAGCATTTCTGCCGGGAACTGCTGGATTCCGGGCTCAAGACCAACTGGGTGGCCCTGACCCGGGCGGAGACCATCATCAAACACCGGGAAATTCTCCCCCTCATGCGCCGGGCGGGATGCCTGGGTTTGGAAATCGGCATCGAGAGCACCAGCGAGAAAGCCCTGGAAGCGATGGACAAGGGCCAGACCCTGGTGGAGATCGAGGAGGCTCTGCGGCTTCAGCGCCAGGCCGGACTCCATGCCCTGTACACCCTGATGGCTTTCTCGCCGGGAGAGGACCTGACCAGTTTCTGGGTCCAAAACCGGACGATGGACAGATACTTCAACGGGTCCCGCTTCCCCGCCCTTTACTTGGGGCAGTTCGCCACCACCTACCCCGGCACCCGCTTTTTCCGGGAAGCGCCCCGGGAAGGAATGGTTCTGGCCCGGGACTGGAACGACCACCACCACGATACCGTGAACTTCGCCCCCTTTTCCCTCCTCCGGGACGTGCCGGTGCGCACCCGGCGCATCCTGCCCTGGTCCGGCGCCGCGATCTGCTTGGCGGCCATGTTCAGGATACGTTACGAAGTCTTCGATCTGGAACAGCCTCCGAGCCGGCTGCGGCGGAACCTGGCCGGGCACTGGAAACGGTTGCGCTGGTTTTACCGGCGCTGCGACGGAACCAAGACGATCGCCGACCTGGGAGAAGAGATGCAGCGGATTTTTCCCATCGAAGACCGCTTCGAGGGCATCCGCTTCTGTTGCGTCGCCGCTTTGCTGCTGGCTTGCCTGGGGTTGATCAAATCGGCGAACAACCCCCACTCCATCCGGGCGATTCATCGGGGAGTCTTCCTCTACTACCTGGCCAACCTCTTTAACCCTCACTATCTGAAAACGCTCGGACGACTGGGACGACGGGCCTTTTCTCCCCGGACGGAAACCGGAGAGACCCGATGCTGAACATCGCCCTCGCCGCCAGCGGAGCGGGGCACATACGCCGGGGCATCGAAATCTGGATCGAATCGCTCCACCGCCGCCTGAGCGGACGTTGCCGGGCCGTGCTCTTCAAGGGGGGAGGAACGGAAGCCGGGGGGGAGCGGGTACTCCCCTGCCTGCGCCGGGACGCCCGGATCTGGGGAGGGGTCTCGTCCCCCATCCCCTGGACGGCGAGGATGTACGCCGAACGGCTCAGCTTCGCCCCCGCCCTGTTGGGGCGCCTCAAGGAATTCGATATCCTCCATACCGCCGACCCCTTCCTGGCCGCCCTGGCGGTGTACTTCCGGAAAGCCGGGTACTGGAAGGGAGCAACCCTCCTTTCCTACCAGGGGCCCGGCCCGGTATGGGGCTGGTACGCCAACCGGGTCGGCCACGTCCAGTTCCTCGACGAGAGCTATCTGACGGGGCCCGGGGCCCGGCTGCGGGACCGCGGCCGGGCCCACGTCGTCCCCAACTTCGTGGACACCGATGTGTTCCGCCCCGGAGACCCCGGCGCCGCGCGGCGCGCTCTGGAGATCGACGTTCCCGGCCCCCTGGTCGTCTCGGTGGGAGCGATCACGGGGATGAAGGGGATCGACCTCCTCACCCGGGGAATGGAACGGCTGCGCCGGGACGCGGGCGTACCCGCGGAGCTGCTGCTGGTGGGGCAGGAACAGAGCGAGTCCGCCGCTATCGTCGCCCGGGCCCGCACCCGGCTGGGCGGGGCGCTGCACGTGCGCGCGAACCTTCCCCACCGGCTCATGCCCGAAGTCTACCGCGCCGCCGATGCCTTCGCCCTCTGCAGCCCCTTCGAGCCTTTCGGGATAGCCTTCATCGAAGCCATGGCCAGCGGGGTCCCGGTACTGGGCAACCGGGTTCACCCGACCGTTTCCATCATCGGCGGCGGCGGACTGGCCGCGGACGTCCTTTCTCCGGCGCGGACGGCGGCGGCGCTGGAACGCCTGCTGGCGCCGGACGCCCGCGAGGTTTTCGGGAAACCCGGACGCCGCCGGGCCCTGGAAACGTATTCGGCGGCGGTGGTGGTGGGGCAGATCGTCGATCTCTACGCCGAGCTGGCCGGCGGCGGCCGGACCTGACCCTGTTCAGGCAAGGGAATCGAGGCCGAGGGGAGCGAGCCCCCGGGAGAAATTACGCGCCCAGGTGTTTGCCCGGGCCAGCCTGAGGGCGTTTTCCCGGCAACGGCGCCGGAGCGGCGGATCATCGAGGAGGGAAAGCGCCGCCGCCGCGAAATCCCCGGGGTCGGCGCGGCTCACCGCACCCGCCGGTTCTTCCGCGATCGCGCGGGCGACGGGAGGAACCGCGGTCGTGACCACGGGAAGGCCGCAGGCCAGGTAATCGCGGATCTTCATCACGTCGCCGTAGCGCTTGGTCGACTGGGGGTAGTCCGGGTAGGGGGCCAGGGCCACGGCGCTGCGGGCCAATATCCCCGTCAGCTCCGCCGGGTCGGAGACCATCCCCAACACCCGCACCGACCCGGCCAGTTCCGGGTCGCGGGCCCATTCCCTCACCCGCTCCAGTTGCCTCCCCCCGCCCAGTATCCACAGAACCGCGGCCGGCGCCCGGCGGCGGATAAGGGGGAAGGCCTGCATAAGAATTTCGATCCCGTTTTCGAAGTTGACGGTGCCGGCGAAAACCAGACGGTCGGGATCGATCTCGTCTTCGGCGGGAAGGTCGATCTTTTCCACGTCCACGCCGTAGTTGACCGTGACCTGGGGGGCGAGAAGGCGGGGATCGTAACCGAGTTCGTCGATGCGGGCCCGGGCGTAAGCTTCGGAGATGTTCCAGACCAGGTCGCAGCGTCGGCAGCACCACCGGTCCAGCGCCAGGTATGCCCGATTCATCAGGGGGGCGCCATAGCGCCGGGGGGTGAAATCGAAGAGGTAGTAGACGACCTTCCGGGCGCGCCCCGCCCGCCGGAGCCAGACCCCGAGGGCGGCGTTGACCGATTCCATCCCCACCAGAAGGTCGATCGGGCGCCCGGAGGCCGTCGAAGACGCCCAGAGCAACGAGAGGATGTCCCGGAATTTAAGCCGGAGGATGGTGCCGCTCCGGGCCTGGCGTCGCCGGGAGACATGCCACCAGGGCCGCAGCCACCGCGGCAGGGTCCTCCGCTCCGCCAGGGTCCCGTTCCGATAGGTTTCCAGGGTGGGGAGAAGATCTTCGGATTCGGGGAGGGGCTGCTCCAGGATGTGGACCTCGGGAAACCGCGGGACGAAGAAATCGATGAACGGCTGCACCGGACCCGAGGTCCGCAGGCGCACCCCCCCCTTCTTCACCGTGTAGGTGGCGAAGAGAACCACGTTGACGTCCGTTCTAGACATCGCGGTTCGAAGCTTCCCGGCGGAAGCCGAGCAGCCATCGGCGCCAGGCTTCGATCAAAAAGAGTTTCCAGAGGAGAAACTCCTTCTCCTTCTCCAGGGGGGAGTAGCGGCGGGGGCGGAAATCGGCCAGGGCTTCGATCCTTTCCCGGGAGTAATGTTCCCGGGCGAAACTGTCCGGCGCCAGCAGATAGTCGAGCACCTTCCGGCGGTTGCTTTTGAGCACCTCCGCCATGGAGAGGGGAAATCCCAGTTTGGGGCGGGAGGCGATCCGGGGGGGGAGAAGTCCCTCGGCCAGGGCGCGGAGAAAGGCCTTCTCCCCACCGCTCCCCGGGCTCATCTTCCAGGAGGGCGGCAGTCCGAAGGCGAACTCGACCAGCCGGTGGTCGAGGTAGGGGACGCGGGCCTCGACCGAATGCGCCATGGTGGCGTGATCCACCTTCATCAGGTAGTTGCTGGGAAGCTGTTCCTCGATCTCCCAGCGCGAAATCTGCCGGAAGATGTCGGGATCGCGGTAGGCCTCGATCTTCGCCCTCATCCTCCCCGCGCTGGCGGCCGCGCCCCGGAACATGCGGGAGACGGCGTAGTGGTGGAGCCGGGAACGCAGCGGCAACGGCAGGATGGAGAACGGCGGCCGGGAAAGCCGGAACCAGGAGTAGCCGCCGAAAACCTCGTCGGCCCCCTCCCCCACCAGCATCACCTTGACCCGGTGCTCCTTGAGCTTTTCCAGGATGAACCAGATGGTGAAAATCCCGGCGTCCAGGCTGGTGAGGGCGTCGAACGCCGGAATGACTTCCTCGATCCGGCGGCAGAGTTCCCCGGGGTCGAGCACCACTTCGTGGTGCTCCGAACCGATCGTTTCCGCGACCGCGCGGGCATAGGGGCGCTCGTCGAGGCGGTGAAGGAAGCCGGCGGTGAAGGTTTTGATTTTTCCCGGATGCCCCCGGGCGGCCAGAGCGGCCACCAAGGAGGAGTCGAGCCCCCCCGAGAGGAGGATGCCCACGGGGACGTCGGAGCGCAGCCGCAGGTTTACCGACGATTCCAGCAACTCCCGCCCGGCCGCGAGCGCTGAAGGTCGGTCCCCGGGCGCCCGGGGCTCGGACTCCAACCGGTAATACCGGCGCAGCCGGCACGTTCCGGCGGACGGGTCGTATTCGAGAAAATGCCCCGGGGGGAGGCGGGAAAGATTTTCCAGAACCGTCCCCCCCGGACTGTCCAGGAACTGAAAGGCGAGCAGGGACGCCAGCGCCTCCGGGTCCTCCCGGGGCTCCCAGACCTCGCCGGGGAGACGGTAGAACGCCTTGGCTTCGGAGGCAAAGTACAGGCGTCCGGAAGCGAGATGATACAAGCAGGGCTTGATCCCGAAACGGTCCCGCACCAGGTACCCGCGGCCGGAAGAGCGGTCGAGGACGAAAAAAGCGAACATGCCGTTGAAGCGCTCCAGCGCCGCTTCGCCCCAACGCTCCCAGGCCTTCAGCACCACCTCGGTGTCGGTGCCGGATACGAACTCAACGCCGGACGCCTCCAGTTCCGCCCGCAGTTCGCGGTAGTTGTAGACCTCGCCGTTGTAGGCCACGACCAGGGACCCGTCCGGCGTCGCCATCGGCTGATGGCCGGCCGGGGACAGGTCGAGGATGCTGAGCCGGCAGGTTCCCAGGACCGCCGTCCCGGCGGGATCGCTCCATACCCCGCGATCGTCCGGACCGCGGTGCCCGAGCGCCCCCAGCATCCGCCGCACCAGCTCCGGAGCCCGGGCGTCCGGCTCGGCGCCCACTATCCCGGCTATGCCGCACACGGCCCGTCTCCCTCCAACGGCAACAGTTTCTCCAGTATCCGGCCCTTATCCATCTCCCGGGCCCAGGCGAGGGCTTTCCCGGCGACTTCGGCGTAGAGAGCGCGGTCGGCGCACAACCGTTCCACGGCGGCGGCCAGTTCCGCGGAGTCGGCAACGATCCAACAGGCTCCCCGCTCGGCTCCCTCCCGGGCGGTCGGAGTGGCGCCGTCGCAGAGCACGGGCAGGCCCGCGGCCGCGTATTCGCGGATCTTGATGGAATCCCGGTAGCGGTCGAGGTCGGGGTCGCCCCCGTAAAATGCCAGCCCCAGCCCTCCCCCGGCCATTGCCGCCAGGGCCTCGGACCGCGGGAGCATCCCCAGGTTCCTGACCGGCCCCTCCGAAGGGAAAGCGAAGCTCCTCGCCCCCGAGCCGATGACGGTCAGACGGGCGGGGATGCCGCGGGAGCCGAGGATGCGTAGGGCTCCCGAAACAATATCCCGGTCGAGTGAAGCGGAGAGGTGCCCGATCAGAACCAGTTCCCCCGGGTCTCTCTCCGCGGGCGGAATCCTGGGAATCTCGTCGTAAAAGGGGGAGTTGGGCAGCCACGCCACCTTCCCTCCCCCCCCGGCCGCGCGGCAGAGTTCGGCCACCGGTTCCGAAGCGGCCCACACCCCGGCGGCGCGCCGTACCGCCCGGAAAAAGAATTTCCGGTAGGCGGCGTTGAGTATCCGGCCGGGGAAACGGCGCGGGGAATAGTCGACCGCGAGAAAGATACCGGGGCGCCCCGGCCGCAGCAAGGGGACGACCGCGGCGAAATTGAGGGGATCGGCGCAGACGACGGTGAAATCGCCCTGCAGATGCCGGTTGGCCAGATTGGGCGTGGCCAGCATCTCCGCCAGCCAGCGGACGGGTCCGGAGAAAGGGACCCGGGTACGGCCCAGTTCCCTCCAGCCTTCTCCGGCCGCCAGGCTCAGGACGGCGGGCCCCCTGCCCCCCAGGGGATTTTCGATCAGCGCCGCCGAACGGCCTTTGCGGACGACGTATTCGATGATCCGGTCGACCCCCCCCTGCTTGGGACGCCCCACCTCACCCAGGCGGTGGGCGACGAAAAGAAAGTCGCAGCGCTCCCGGGCACGGCTCATCGCCCTCTCCCCCCCCGCAGTATCCGCCCCAGGCAGGATAAACCCACGGCGAACCGCAGGCAGTACATCCCCGCCGCCAGCCCGGGGTGGGCGGCGAGGCGCCGCCACTTGCCGTTCTCGAAAAAAACCCCGCAATACCGGTAATACGGCCCGAACTGCCTGCGGATCTCCGGATCCCCCCGACCCCATTTGGCGATATAGGCGTCGAAGCCCCGGGCGTAATAACGCTTTTTCGCCAGGTAACGCCTCACTCCGAAATTCCCCTCGTCATGGTAGAGGACGGCGGAGGTGATACCGACCGGACCGGCGGCGCGCATTCTCCGATCGAAGTCCCAGTCCTCGGGGCCGTTGAGGGACTCGTCGAACCCCCCCGCGGCCAGGGCCGCCGCCCGGCGGACGAAGCGGACGGCGTCGACGACGGTACCGTCGTAAAACCCCCGCTCGAAATTCCGCACCCTTGCCCACCACCCGCTTCCGACCACCTTTTCCGGAACATAGAGGGCGGCCGCGCCGTCGTGCTCGAACCGGCTCAGGCCCTCCGCGATCACGCCGGCGCCCAGGCGCATGTCGGCGTCGAGGATCAGCACGAACTCCCCCCGGGCCTCCGCCAGCCCCAGGTTGCGCTGGGCCGAGCGTTCGGGACCCCGCTCCAGCACCCGGGCTCCTCCGGAGCGCGCGATCTCCGCCGTCCGATCGTTCGAGGAGTTGTCGACCACCAGAATTTCCAGTTCTCCGGGCGACAGCCCCTGGGCCCGGACGGAGGCCAGGCAGGGGCCGATGTTCTTCTCCTCGTTGCGAGTCGTGATCAGAACCGTCGCCGCCGGGCTCACACGCTCGTCTCCCGTTCCTCTCCCCAGGCGAATCCGACGCAGACAAGCATGGTCAAAAAACCGCCGACGGCCAGGATCGAAACCACGGACGGAAGCCCGGGGTGGTGCAGCGCTATGGCCGCGGCCTGAAGGACGGCCAGAAGAAATATCGCGGGAACGAACCGCATCCGGTGCAGGGAAAGGTTATAGAACCCGGCGGTCCAGGCCAGGGAATAAAAGAACATGGCCAGGGCGAAGGCGAAAACCAGCTCGACGCTGGCCGGGTTGTCCTTGCCCGTAAGCAGTCTCAGAAGAAAACGGGGAGCGGCGGCGGCGGCGGCGACCCCGATCAGGCCCAGGGCGCCCGCCGTCCCCAGACCCTTCACCAAGAGGTGGCGGCTGGCCCGTTTCCCGGCCTGGGCGGCGGCGGCCTTGGGGAAGACGACCACGGCGATGCCTCCGGGAAGATAGAAGACGATTTTCCCCACCATCTGCGCGACCGAATAGTACCCGGCTTCTTCGGGCGAAAAGAATTTCTTGACCAGGTTGACGTCGAAGTTGGTCAGGAGCGCGAAAGAGACCAGGAAAAGAGCGGTCGGCAGGTAATGGCGGCAGATCGGAGCCAGGGGTACCGGCGGAGAATCCTTGGCGGCGACTCCCTCCCGGCGCCCCCATCGGGCGATCAGCCAGTAACCGGCCCCGGCCAGCAGCAGAGGGCCCGAAATATAACCGGCCATCCCCCCGGCCGCGCCCGCGCCCAGGGCGATGCTCCCGGCCCCCACCAGCAATTTCCCGGCGGCGGCGGCCACGGTCAGCCCGGCCAGGGCCGAAAACATCTGGCTCCCCTGGAGAAACGCCTGGGGGACGACCCCGAAGATGGCCACCGCGACCAGCGCGCCGGCCAGCACCATGTATCCGGGATCGTTCAGGTTCTGCTGCCGGGCCAGAAAACCGGCTCCGAAGAGGAAGAAAAGAAAAATCGCCAGGGATGCCGTTCCCAGCATCAAGCTTACCGAGCGCACTCCGCGAAGGATCCGAGCGGGATCCCCCAGTTCGCGACAGCGGGCGAAAAAACGGGCCAGGACCGGCTGGAACGGCAGGGTGAGCTGGCCGAAATACAGGGTGAGAGCCACCACCGAGTTGAGAACCCCGTAGGTTTCGACGTCGAGCAGGCGGACCACGAGGAGATGGTAGGCGAGGTTGAGGGCGTTGACGACCTGGGACCCGCCCACCACCACTCCCGCGTGGCGCAGAAACTCGCTTTTCAGCAATTTTTTCACCGTCCGTATCCCCGGAGGATAGCACATGAATCCCGCCTTGGGGATTTCCAAAGATCCCCCGGGCGGAGCCTTCGTACCGGTCTTCAGAGGACTTCGCGGTCGAGGTCGGCGACGGTGGCCCGGGATCGTGATAAGACCAGCGAAAGCGCCAGCAGGCAGCCGCCCATGACGTTCATGACATGAAGGATGGAGAGGAGCGTGGGGTGGCGGAAATAGATGATCGC
This genomic stretch from bacterium harbors:
- a CDS encoding glycosyltransferase family 4 protein is translated as MLNIALAASGAGHIRRGIEIWIESLHRRLSGRCRAVLFKGGGTEAGGERVLPCLRRDARIWGGVSSPIPWTARMYAERLSFAPALLGRLKEFDILHTADPFLAALAVYFRKAGYWKGATLLSYQGPGPVWGWYANRVGHVQFLDESYLTGPGARLRDRGRAHVVPNFVDTDVFRPGDPGAARRALEIDVPGPLVVSVGAITGMKGIDLLTRGMERLRRDAGVPAELLLVGQEQSESAAIVARARTRLGGALHVRANLPHRLMPEVYRAADAFALCSPFEPFGIAFIEAMASGVPVLGNRVHPTVSIIGGGGLAADVLSPARTAAALERLLAPDAREVFGKPGRRRALETYSAAVVVGQIVDLYAELAGGGRT
- a CDS encoding glycosyltransferase, with product MSRTDVNVVLFATYTVKKGGVRLRTSGPVQPFIDFFVPRFPEVHILEQPLPESEDLLPTLETYRNGTLAERRTLPRWLRPWWHVSRRRQARSGTILRLKFRDILSLLWASSTASGRPIDLLVGMESVNAALGVWLRRAGRARKVVYYLFDFTPRRYGAPLMNRAYLALDRWCCRRCDLVWNISEAYARARIDELGYDPRLLAPQVTVNYGVDVEKIDLPAEDEIDPDRLVFAGTVNFENGIEILMQAFPLIRRRAPAAVLWILGGGRQLERVREWARDPELAGSVRVLGMVSDPAELTGILARSAVALAPYPDYPQSTKRYGDVMKIRDYLACGLPVVTTAVPPVARAIAEEPAGAVSRADPGDFAAAALSLLDDPPLRRRCRENALRLARANTWARNFSRGLAPLGLDSLA
- a CDS encoding glycosyltransferase, with amino-acid sequence MSRARERCDFLFVAHRLGEVGRPKQGGVDRIIEYVVRKGRSAALIENPLGGRGPAVLSLAAGEGWRELGRTRVPFSGPVRWLAEMLATPNLANRHLQGDFTVVCADPLNFAAVVPLLRPGRPGIFLAVDYSPRRFPGRILNAAYRKFFFRAVRRAAGVWAASEPVAELCRAAGGGGKVAWLPNSPFYDEIPRIPPAERDPGELVLIGHLSASLDRDIVSGALRILGSRGIPARLTVIGSGARSFAFPSEGPVRNLGMLPRSEALAAMAGGGLGLAFYGGDPDLDRYRDSIKIREYAAAGLPVLCDGATPTAREGAERGACWIVADSAELAAAVERLCADRALYAEVAGKALAWAREMDKGRILEKLLPLEGDGPCAA
- a CDS encoding glycosyltransferase, coding for MSPAATVLITTRNEEKNIGPCLASVRAQGLSPGELEILVVDNSSNDRTAEIARSGGARVLERGPERSAQRNLGLAEARGEFVLILDADMRLGAGVIAEGLSRFEHDGAAALYVPEKVVGSGWWARVRNFERGFYDGTVVDAVRFVRRAAALAAGGFDESLNGPEDWDFDRRMRAAGPVGITSAVLYHDEGNFGVRRYLAKKRYYARGFDAYIAKWGRGDPEIRRQFGPYYRYCGVFFENGKWRRLAAHPGLAAGMYCLRFAVGLSCLGRILRGGRGR
- a CDS encoding radical SAM protein: MRVLFIHPPSTRNLNYISHAGIVLPSGIAALSAWLRREFGPANIEIGVIEGHARNLGVEEIVREATRKDWDAYLLSYWTAFAMQAYAVSDRLKRLRPNTPIVHGGVHASLVPEDALPHADYVVLGEGEITLAELLRALGGEGDPRRVRGIAYRENGSVRLTETRPLLENLDDTPFPAYDLLDLEPYFRQVGENIMHVVGGPRFPLYPSRGCPFDCAYCCSPAMWRRKVRWRSPAGVIAEMRRCIEEYGISSFHFWDDNSMLGGTWMEHFCRELLDSGLKTNWVALTRAETIIKHREILPLMRRAGCLGLEIGIESTSEKALEAMDKGQTLVEIEEALRLQRQAGLHALYTLMAFSPGEDLTSFWVQNRTMDRYFNGSRFPALYLGQFATTYPGTRFFREAPREGMVLARDWNDHHHDTVNFAPFSLLRDVPVRTRRILPWSGAAICLAAMFRIRYEVFDLEQPPSRLRRNLAGHWKRLRWFYRRCDGTKTIADLGEEMQRIFPIEDRFEGIRFCCVAALLLACLGLIKSANNPHSIRAIHRGVFLYYLANLFNPHYLKTLGRLGRRAFSPRTETGETRC
- the asnB gene encoding asparagine synthase (glutamine-hydrolyzing), with the protein product MCGIAGIVGAEPDARAPELVRRMLGALGHRGPDDRGVWSDPAGTAVLGTCRLSILDLSPAGHQPMATPDGSLVVAYNGEVYNYRELRAELEASGVEFVSGTDTEVVLKAWERWGEAALERFNGMFAFFVLDRSSGRGYLVRDRFGIKPCLYHLASGRLYFASEAKAFYRLPGEVWEPREDPEALASLLAFQFLDSPGGTVLENLSRLPPGHFLEYDPSAGTCRLRRYYRLESEPRAPGDRPSALAAGRELLESSVNLRLRSDVPVGILLSGGLDSSLVAALAARGHPGKIKTFTAGFLHRLDERPYARAVAETIGSEHHEVVLDPGELCRRIEEVIPAFDALTSLDAGIFTIWFILEKLKEHRVKVMLVGEGADEVFGGYSWFRLSRPPFSILPLPLRSRLHHYAVSRMFRGAAASAGRMRAKIEAYRDPDIFRQISRWEIEEQLPSNYLMKVDHATMAHSVEARVPYLDHRLVEFAFGLPPSWKMSPGSGGEKAFLRALAEGLLPPRIASRPKLGFPLSMAEVLKSNRRKVLDYLLAPDSFAREHYSRERIEALADFRPRRYSPLEKEKEFLLWKLFLIEAWRRWLLGFRREASNRDV